Proteins from a single region of Ischnura elegans chromosome 2, ioIscEleg1.1, whole genome shotgun sequence:
- the LOC124153889 gene encoding uncharacterized protein LOC124153889 isoform X1 has protein sequence MRNRIRKSHIGSFTDGEMRAAVHLVLHENYSIRKAAKECNVNYVTLSRYVSKQKKASDEGTGEHVRMTPKYQSRLIFTAEQEKCLADYLITCSKLCYGQSTRNTRELAYEMAVVNSIQVPKNWHDDSAAGLDWLRLFLKRNPNLSIRQPENCSLSRCTSFNAHTVKTFFDNLGAALRRSECFGDGSRIWNLDETGTSTVVNKSAKVIAEKGSKGVNNVTAGERGTLVTTCCFVSASGNTIPPAFVFPRVKFSDHMLINAPPGSLGLTSKSGWMTAEIFPEVIKHFIKHTKTSKEDPTLLIMDNHQSHISIQVIDLAKEYGIMIVTLPPHCSAKLQPLDVSCYAPFKTYYAAAVDSWNKSNPGKALSIYHIAGCVNFAHQKAMTPATIINGFKKTGIYPYNRHIFTEADFLSSSVTDQPSPETEECDLLSQELRATASTSSLNNGQGEDKRTFQSPAQFKGYPKAAPRKNSTRKREPGKSMIITDTPEKIRMMEKKNTAIGKKTSEATKSCRSLFNANVAIDNCEGPHQNSDTTSEGGLSNPLEGNEDILEGFGNKVGTVKVGDYVLIEFSSKKKFYYVGRIIKEARKHNGAEVTYLRKSSKVPNSFFFPHIEDIASVSMKDIKLVLPPPSYRKGTARMKRFISFKISFANLDVR, from the exons ATGAGGAATAGAATAAGAAAGAGCCATATTGGATCCTTCACAGATGGTGAAATGCGCGCTGCAGTTCATCTTGTTctgcatgaaaactattcaatcaggaaagcagccaaagaatgtaatgtcaattatgtaacactcagtcg GTATGTGAGTAAGCAAAAAAAGGCTAGTGATGAAGGGACTGGTGAACATGTTCGCATGACACCAAAATATCAATCCAGATTGATTTTTACAGCTGAACAAGAAAAGTGCTTGGCTGACTATTTGATAACATGCTCAAAACTCTGTTATGGTCAGTCGACTCGTAACACTCGAGAGCTAGCTTATGAAATGGCAGTGGTGAACTCTATACAAGTGCCAAAAAACTGGCATGATGACTCTGCTGCAGGTTTAGACTGGCTACGATTGTTCTTGAAGCGAAATCCAAATTTAAGcattcggcagcctgaaaactgttctctttctcgttgcacatcatttaatgcacacacagtgaaaacattttttgacaatctTGGTGCAGCCTTAAGACGTTCAGAATGTTTTGGTGATGGTTCCAGAATATGGAATCTAGATGAAACTGGTACCTCAACAGTCGTAAATAAGTCTGCCAAGGTGATTGCAGAAAAGGGATCCAAAGGGGTAAATAATGTAACAGCAGGTGAAAGGGGAACTCTAGTTACTACATGCTGTTTTGTGAGTGCATCCGGAAACACCATACCCCCTGCATTTGTTTTCCCAAGGGTCAAGTTCAGTGATCATATGTTGATCAATGCCCCTCCTGGCTCTCTTGGACTGACATCGAAAAGTGGTTGGatgacagcagaaatatttcctgaagttattaagcacttcatcaaacatacaaaaacaagtaaagaagaCCCTACACTGCTAATAATGGATAATCACCAAAGCCATATTAGTATACAAGTAATAGATTTGGCAAAAGAGTATGGCATAATGATTGTGACTCTTCCACCTCATTGCAGTGCCAAATTACAGCCCTTGGATGTTTCCTGTTATGCTCCATTTAAGACCTATTATGCCGCAGCAGTTGATTCCTGGAACAAAAGCAATCCAGGTAAAGCTCTTTCCATCTACCATATTGCAGGATGCGTCAATTTTGCCCATCAAAAGGCTATGACTCCAGCTACtattattaatggattcaaaaaaactggaatatatccATATAATAGGCACATTTTCACCGAGGCAGATTTCTTGAGTAGTTCTGTAACAGACCAGCCTTCTCCTGAAACTGAAGAGTGTGACTTATTGAGCCAAGAATTAAGAGCAACTGCAAGTACTTCCAGTTTAAACAATGGTCAAGGTGAAgataaaagaacttttcaaagtcCTGCTCAGTTCAAGGGCTATCCTAAAGCCGCTCCAAGGAAAAATTCAACCAGGAAAAGAGAACCAGGCAAAAGTATGATCATAACAGACACACCAGAAAAAATCCgtatgatggaaaagaaaaatacagctataggaaaaaaaacttctgaggcAACTAAATCATGCAGAAGTTTATTTAATGCCAATGTTGCCATTGATAACTGTGAGGGGCCCCATCAAAATTCAGACACCACGTCAGAGGGAGGACTTTCAAACCCCTTGGAaggtaatgaggatattttagaaggttttggaaataaagtaggtacagtaaaagttggtgattatgttttgattgagttttcatcgaagaaaaaattctactatgtaggtagaataattaaagaagcaagaaaacacaatggcgctgaagttacatatttacgaaaaagttccaaagtgccaaattcattttttttcccacatATTGAAGATATAGCATCTGTCAGCATGAAAgacattaaattagttttaccaCCTCCTTCTTATCGCAAAGGAACTGCAAGAATGAaaaggtttatttcatttaaaatttcatttgccaatttAGATGTTCGTTAA
- the LOC124153889 gene encoding uncharacterized protein LOC124153889 isoform X2: protein MTPKYQSRLIFTAEQEKCLADYLITCSKLCYGQSTRNTRELAYEMAVVNSIQVPKNWHDDSAAGLDWLRLFLKRNPNLSIRQPENCSLSRCTSFNAHTVKTFFDNLGAALRRSECFGDGSRIWNLDETGTSTVVNKSAKVIAEKGSKGVNNVTAGERGTLVTTCCFVSASGNTIPPAFVFPRVKFSDHMLINAPPGSLGLTSKSGWMTAEIFPEVIKHFIKHTKTSKEDPTLLIMDNHQSHISIQVIDLAKEYGIMIVTLPPHCSAKLQPLDVSCYAPFKTYYAAAVDSWNKSNPGKALSIYHIAGCVNFAHQKAMTPATIINGFKKTGIYPYNRHIFTEADFLSSSVTDQPSPETEECDLLSQELRATASTSSLNNGQGEDKRTFQSPAQFKGYPKAAPRKNSTRKREPGKSMIITDTPEKIRMMEKKNTAIGKKTSEATKSCRSLFNANVAIDNCEGPHQNSDTTSEGGLSNPLEGNEDILEGFGNKVGTVKVGDYVLIEFSSKKKFYYVGRIIKEARKHNGAEVTYLRKSSKVPNSFFFPHIEDIASVSMKDIKLVLPPPSYRKGTARMKRFISFKISFANLDVR, encoded by the coding sequence ATGACACCAAAATATCAATCCAGATTGATTTTTACAGCTGAACAAGAAAAGTGCTTGGCTGACTATTTGATAACATGCTCAAAACTCTGTTATGGTCAGTCGACTCGTAACACTCGAGAGCTAGCTTATGAAATGGCAGTGGTGAACTCTATACAAGTGCCAAAAAACTGGCATGATGACTCTGCTGCAGGTTTAGACTGGCTACGATTGTTCTTGAAGCGAAATCCAAATTTAAGcattcggcagcctgaaaactgttctctttctcgttgcacatcatttaatgcacacacagtgaaaacattttttgacaatctTGGTGCAGCCTTAAGACGTTCAGAATGTTTTGGTGATGGTTCCAGAATATGGAATCTAGATGAAACTGGTACCTCAACAGTCGTAAATAAGTCTGCCAAGGTGATTGCAGAAAAGGGATCCAAAGGGGTAAATAATGTAACAGCAGGTGAAAGGGGAACTCTAGTTACTACATGCTGTTTTGTGAGTGCATCCGGAAACACCATACCCCCTGCATTTGTTTTCCCAAGGGTCAAGTTCAGTGATCATATGTTGATCAATGCCCCTCCTGGCTCTCTTGGACTGACATCGAAAAGTGGTTGGatgacagcagaaatatttcctgaagttattaagcacttcatcaaacatacaaaaacaagtaaagaagaCCCTACACTGCTAATAATGGATAATCACCAAAGCCATATTAGTATACAAGTAATAGATTTGGCAAAAGAGTATGGCATAATGATTGTGACTCTTCCACCTCATTGCAGTGCCAAATTACAGCCCTTGGATGTTTCCTGTTATGCTCCATTTAAGACCTATTATGCCGCAGCAGTTGATTCCTGGAACAAAAGCAATCCAGGTAAAGCTCTTTCCATCTACCATATTGCAGGATGCGTCAATTTTGCCCATCAAAAGGCTATGACTCCAGCTACtattattaatggattcaaaaaaactggaatatatccATATAATAGGCACATTTTCACCGAGGCAGATTTCTTGAGTAGTTCTGTAACAGACCAGCCTTCTCCTGAAACTGAAGAGTGTGACTTATTGAGCCAAGAATTAAGAGCAACTGCAAGTACTTCCAGTTTAAACAATGGTCAAGGTGAAgataaaagaacttttcaaagtcCTGCTCAGTTCAAGGGCTATCCTAAAGCCGCTCCAAGGAAAAATTCAACCAGGAAAAGAGAACCAGGCAAAAGTATGATCATAACAGACACACCAGAAAAAATCCgtatgatggaaaagaaaaatacagctataggaaaaaaaacttctgaggcAACTAAATCATGCAGAAGTTTATTTAATGCCAATGTTGCCATTGATAACTGTGAGGGGCCCCATCAAAATTCAGACACCACGTCAGAGGGAGGACTTTCAAACCCCTTGGAaggtaatgaggatattttagaaggttttggaaataaagtaggtacagtaaaagttggtgattatgttttgattgagttttcatcgaagaaaaaattctactatgtaggtagaataattaaagaagcaagaaaacacaatggcgctgaagttacatatttacgaaaaagttccaaagtgccaaattcattttttttcccacatATTGAAGATATAGCATCTGTCAGCATGAAAgacattaaattagttttaccaCCTCCTTCTTATCGCAAAGGAACTGCAAGAATGAaaaggtttatttcatttaaaatttcatttgccaatttAGATGTTCGTTAA